A region from the Alkalispirochaeta americana genome encodes:
- a CDS encoding transposase — protein sequence HLDVTDNGIPVTAVVTGANVHDSQVAIPMEKLSMSRIIHCYSVMDAGYDAETIRDFITDWPVLSIVDTTA from the coding sequence CATCTTGATGTAACTGACAACGGTATTCCCGTTACGGCCGTTGTCACAGGCGCAAATGTACATGACTCCCAGGTTGCAATACCAATGGAAAAATTGTCCATGAGCCGTATTATTCATTGTTATTCAGTCATGGATGCTGGCTATGATGCTGAAACGATTCGAGACTTCATCACGGATTGGCCTGTACTGTCAATAGTGGACACGACCGCTTGA